The Caulobacter sp. 73W region CCTGATGCTGTGGGCCGAGGCGCGGCGGCTGTTCATCGTGGTCACCAACGACCCTCTACGGGACCTGACCGGCCTGCAGCTATGCCTTGAGGCGCTTCGCCAGTACGCGGGCTAGGTCCAGGGGAGGGAGGCTTCACCACGCAGGATCGCCTCGGCCTGCGCCGTATGCTTGGCCCCGGTGCGGTCGTGCAGGACCCGGGGCGGCAGCAGGACCAGCGGCGCCTTGCCGGTCTTGATCGCCCGCACCAGCACGCGCTTGGCCGGCTGGTCGGCGAAGGGATGCACGGGGCGGATCCTGAAGGAGCCCGCCTTGGGCGAGAGCAGGGCCAGGATGTCCGCCAGCCGGTCGGCGCGGTGGACGATGGTGATGGTCCCGCCCTCGCGCACCGCCTTCAGCAGGAAGGCCGCCCAGGCCTCCAGTCCTCCATCCGCCATCCAGGCGCCGGTCTTGGCCGCCGCCGGGGCGCGCAGGGCGTTGGGATCGTCAAAGAACGGCGGGTTGGCCATGGCGGCGTCGAAGGGCTCCGTCGCCAGGGCGCGGAAACCGGCCTGAACATCGGCTTGCCGCACCTGGACCCGTTCCGCCAGGCCGTTGAGGGCGGCGTTATCGCGGGCCAGGGCGGCGGCGGCGGCGTCCCGCTCCACGCCGGTGAAACTTGCGCCGGATCGCCGCACCGCCGCGGCCAGCAAGGCCCCGCCGGCGCCGCATCCCGGTTCGATGACCCGCGCTCCATCCGCCGCATCGCAAGCCGCAGCAAGAAGTGCGGCGTCGAGTCCCGCCCGATAGCCGCCCGCCGCCTGCCTCAGGCGGACGCGTCCGTTAAGCACACTATCTTCGGCGACCTCGTCCACGGCGAATTTTCAAGCCTTGCCCTTGGTTTCCCCCTGACCTATCCCGACCACTAGGACCCCTGCAACGTCGAGCGATGTTCGGGGAATTTGTGGAGCGATACGTTTTGGACGCAGCCGTCACGGCTCAGGCACGCCGGCCCGGTTCGGTCGACCCGATCGTCCGCCTTTCGGCGGACGACATGGTGAAGGTGAACGCCCTCATCACCGACCGCATGCAAAGCGACGTCGCCATCATTCCCGCCCTGGCCGATCACCTGATCGCGGCCGGCGGAAAGCGCCTGCGTCCGCTGCTCACCGTCGCCGCCGCCCGTCTGGCCGGCGCGTCGGACGACAACTGCCTGAAACTCGCCGCCGCCGTGGAGTTCATCCACACCGCCACGCTGCTGCATGACGACGTGGTGGACGGCAGCCAGCTGCGCCGCGGCAAGGTCGCCGCCCATCTGATCTGGGGCGGCGCGCAAAGCGTGCTGGTGGGCGATTTCCTGTTCGCCCGGGCCTTCGAGCTGATGGTCGAGACCGGCTCGATGACGGCGCTGGAGATTCTGGCCCGCGCCAGCCGCGTCATCGCCGAGGGCGAGGTGCTGCAGCTGACCCGCAGCCACGACCTGAACCTGTCGCAGGACCTCTATATCGAGATCATCGGCGCCAAGACCGCCGAGCTGTTCGCCGCCGCCGCCGAGGCGGGCGCGGTCTCGGCCGAGGTCGAGACGGTGAAGACCGCCGCCTTGCGCGCCTATGGCATGAACCTGGGCCTGGCGTTCCAGCTGGTCGACGACGCACTGGACTACGGCGGCACGACCGAGGCGCTGGGCAAGAACGCCGGCGACGACTTCCGCGAAGGTAAGGCCACCCTGCCGCTGCTGCTGGCCATCGCCCGCAGCGGCGCCAAGGAGACCGAGTTTTGGGAGCGCACTGTCGGTCGCCGCGAACAGACCGACGCCGACTTCGCCCGCGTGCGCGAGCTGATGGTCGGTGCCGGCGCCATCGAGGCGACTTTGAACCTGGCCGCCGATTATGCCGAAGCGGCCAAGGCCGCCCTGAAAGGCTTCCCCGCCAACGACTGGCGCGACGCCCTGGAGCAACTGGCCGACTTCTCCGTCAGCCGTCGGGCCTAGAGCTCAAGCTCGACCTCTGACAGAGTACGGGGATGATCCGTCTCATCCTCAATCTCCTGTGGTTCTTCCTTGGTGGCTGGCTGGCCGGTCTGCTGTGGCTGCTGGGCGGGCTGCTGCTCGCCATCACCATCGTCGGTCTGCCCTATACGGGCGCGGCGTGGCGCATCGCGGGCTTCGCCTTCTGGCCGTTCGGCAAGGACGTCGTCTCGCGCGCGGCGATTAGCGGCGAGGACGTCGGCACCGGGCCTCTGGGCTTCTTGCTGAACGTGGTCTGGTTCGTGCTGGGCGGCTGGTACATCGCCCTGGCGCACCTGATGATCGCCGTGGCCGAATTCATCAGCATCATCGGCATCCCCTTCGCC contains the following coding sequences:
- a CDS encoding YccF domain-containing protein: MIRLILNLLWFFLGGWLAGLLWLLGGLLLAITIVGLPYTGAAWRIAGFAFWPFGKDVVSRAAISGEDVGTGPLGFLLNVVWFVLGGWYIALAHLMIAVAEFISIIGIPFALKDLQLARIAFAPIGTAVVRK
- a CDS encoding polyprenyl synthetase family protein, with protein sequence MFGEFVERYVLDAAVTAQARRPGSVDPIVRLSADDMVKVNALITDRMQSDVAIIPALADHLIAAGGKRLRPLLTVAAARLAGASDDNCLKLAAAVEFIHTATLLHDDVVDGSQLRRGKVAAHLIWGGAQSVLVGDFLFARAFELMVETGSMTALEILARASRVIAEGEVLQLTRSHDLNLSQDLYIEIIGAKTAELFAAAAEAGAVSAEVETVKTAALRAYGMNLGLAFQLVDDALDYGGTTEALGKNAGDDFREGKATLPLLLAIARSGAKETEFWERTVGRREQTDADFARVRELMVGAGAIEATLNLAADYAEAAKAALKGFPANDWRDALEQLADFSVSRRA
- a CDS encoding tRNA1(Val) (adenine(37)-N6)-methyltransferase, producing MDEVAEDSVLNGRVRLRQAAGGYRAGLDAALLAAACDAADGARVIEPGCGAGGALLAAAVRRSGASFTGVERDAAAAALARDNAALNGLAERVQVRQADVQAGFRALATEPFDAAMANPPFFDDPNALRAPAAAKTGAWMADGGLEAWAAFLLKAVREGGTITIVHRADRLADILALLSPKAGSFRIRPVHPFADQPAKRVLVRAIKTGKAPLVLLPPRVLHDRTGAKHTAQAEAILRGEASLPWT